In Funiculus sociatus GB2-C1, a genomic segment contains:
- a CDS encoding IS1 family transposase, whose amino-acid sequence MQCPKCDSQYVVKNGHTHTGKQNFKCRDCGRQF is encoded by the coding sequence ATGCAATGCCCCAAGTGCGACTCTCAATACGTTGTAAAAAATGGTCATACTCACACTGGTAAACAAAATTTTAAATGTCGAGATTGTGGCAGACAATTTG